The DNA window GCTGCCCTCAGCGGGTGACCAGGCCACCGGAGAGTGCCTCTGCCCGACGGGCGGAGGCACTCTCCCTGTCAGCCGAAGCGCCCGTTGACATAGTCGGCGGTCCGCTGGTCCTGGGGCCGGTTGAACACCGCCTCGGTCGGCCCGTGCTCCACGATGACGCCGGGGGTGCCCTGCTCGGCGAGGAAGAAGGCGCAGCGGTCGGAGACCCGGGCGGCCTGCTGCATATTGTGGGTGACGATGACGACGGTCACCTCGCCGGCGAGTTCCTGGATGGTCTCCTCGACCCGGCGGGTGGAGGTGGGGTCGAGGGCGGAGCAGGGCTCGTCCATCAGCAGCACACGGGGGCGTACGGCCAGGGAGCGCGCGATGCAGAGCCGCTGCTGCTGGCCGCCGGAGAGCGCGCCGCCGGGCTGCCGCAGCCGGTCGCGGACCTCCTTCCACAGCCCGGCCCGGGTCAGGCACTCCTCGACCAGGCGGTCCTTGGTGGAGCGGGAGGCACGGACGCCGGTGAGCTTCAGCCCGGCGACGACATTGTCGTAGATGGACATCGCGGGAAAGGGGTTGGGCTTCTGGAAGACCATGCCGATGTCGCGGCGGGCCTCGGTGAGCCTGCGCCCGGGGGCGTAGACGTCCTCGCCGTCCAGCAGCACCTCACCGGCCAGGGCGGCGCCGGGGATCAGCTCGTGCATCCGGTTGAGGGTGCGCAGAAAGGTGGACTTGCCGCAGCCGGAGGGACCGATCAGGGCGGTGACCCGCCCGGCGGGCATGGTGAGCGAGACCCGGTCGAGGACCTTGCGGCTGCCGAACCAGGCCGAGACGGCGCTGGCCTCCAGCTCGGCGGGGCCGGTCCCCGGCAGGAGGGGTCCGGCCGGGACGGCGGGGAGTACGGCGGTGGTCTCGGCCGCGGTCTGGATCACGGTGTCGGTCACGGTGGGCACCTCTGGTGTGCGGAGTGGTCAGAGCAGGTTGGGCAGCAGGCGGGTGACCTGGTCGGCCACCGGGAAGCCGACGGCCGCCGTGACCGGGAGGAAGACGATCCAGGTCTGCCGGCGGCCCCAGCGGTGCCAGGCCCAGACCGCCGCCACCGAGGCGGCGGCCAGTGCCTGGATCCAGAGCACCAGCTGCCCGAGCGAGCCGGTGGAGCCGGACATGGGCTGCTCGTCGGCGGGGATCGAGCCGGGCCGGATGGCGGCGGGCGGGGTGTCCGCGGTCCGGGACACCAGGTCGGCGTCGATCCGCAGGACGCCCTCGGGCAGGTACGGGGTGCCGTGCGCGGTGACCAGCACCAGCCGCCCACGGCCGGCGGCCGGCGCGGGCGGGGAGGGGTCGCCGGCCCTGCGGAGCCCGAGCACCCGGTACTCGTGGCGGCCCTGGCCGGTGGTCAGCACCAGCCGGTCACCGGGGGCGAGCCGGGCCAGGCCGCCGAACGGGCCGCCGTACGCCGCCTGGCGTCCCATCAGCACGCTGGTGCCGACCTGGCCGGGCAGCGGGGTGTCACGGCGGTGCCCGGGGCCCCGGGTCAGCACATCGGAGGTGGTGCCCTCGAAGACGACCTGGCGCAGTCCGAGGGCGGGGATCTGGAGCAGGGCCACGGGGGTCCCGGGGGCGAGCAGCCGCCCCTGCGGGTCGGTCTGGGCGACGGGCGCGGTGCCCTCGGCGAGGTCGGCCCGCAGCCGGTCGTACCC is part of the Peterkaempfera bronchialis genome and encodes:
- the pstB gene encoding phosphate ABC transporter ATP-binding protein PstB; this encodes MEASAVSAWFGSRKVLDRVSLTMPAGRVTALIGPSGCGKSTFLRTLNRMHELIPGAALAGEVLLDGEDVYAPGRRLTEARRDIGMVFQKPNPFPAMSIYDNVVAGLKLTGVRASRSTKDRLVEECLTRAGLWKEVRDRLRQPGGALSGGQQQRLCIARSLAVRPRVLLMDEPCSALDPTSTRRVEETIQELAGEVTVVIVTHNMQQAARVSDRCAFFLAEQGTPGVIVEHGPTEAVFNRPQDQRTADYVNGRFG
- a CDS encoding sortase, with amino-acid sequence MTVAVQTPPHPAQAPATPPVPPAARPPRTAARYLARGALLGLAVLLLGLTAHLVLLSGLEHRSAQQTGYDRLRADLAEGTAPVAQTDPQGRLLAPGTPVALLQIPALGLRQVVFEGTTSDVLTRGPGHRRDTPLPGQVGTSVLMGRQAAYGGPFGGLARLAPGDRLVLTTGQGRHEYRVLGLRRAGDPSPPAPAAGRGRLVLVTAHGTPYLPEGVLRIDADLVSRTADTPPAAIRPGSIPADEQPMSGSTGSLGQLVLWIQALAAASVAAVWAWHRWGRRQTWIVFLPVTAAVGFPVADQVTRLLPNLL